Proteins encoded together in one Chitinophaga varians window:
- a CDS encoding dihydrodipicolinate synthase family protein encodes MIPDLLYSGTVIPAHPLALDPHRQLDERRQRRLTRYYIASGVGGVAVGVHTTQFAIRDPKIGLYETVLRLAAEEIDAAQLARPFIKVAGLCGPTAQAADEARTALKYGYHLGLLSLGGLNHLSEGELIAHVRTVSEIIPVFGFYLQPSVGGRILSYRFWEQLVEIPGVKAIKTAPFNRYQTLDVVRAVCHSSRCDDIALYTGNDDNIVADLLTAYRFTVNGREVTKRFAGGLLGHWSVWTSQVVPLFDRIKKCIIEDYSGAGKLLTEGIAVTDMNAALFDPSNAFHGSIAGIHEVLRRQGLLEGIWCLDERETLSPGQLEEIDRVAAAYPQLTDDGFVKAFLEKEKNIVNA; translated from the coding sequence ATGATACCGGATTTATTATACAGCGGTACTGTTATCCCGGCGCACCCGCTGGCGCTGGACCCGCACAGGCAGCTCGACGAACGCCGTCAGCGCCGGCTTACCCGTTATTATATCGCCAGTGGTGTTGGCGGTGTGGCGGTGGGCGTACATACGACCCAGTTTGCCATCCGCGATCCCAAAATAGGTTTGTATGAGACCGTGCTGCGACTGGCGGCAGAAGAAATAGACGCCGCGCAGCTGGCACGCCCTTTTATCAAAGTGGCCGGTCTTTGCGGCCCTACGGCACAAGCGGCCGATGAAGCCCGTACGGCACTGAAATATGGTTACCATCTGGGTTTATTAAGTTTGGGCGGTTTAAACCATCTGTCGGAAGGAGAGCTGATAGCCCATGTGCGGACGGTATCGGAAATCATCCCGGTTTTTGGCTTCTACCTGCAGCCCTCTGTGGGCGGCCGTATCCTGAGTTATCGTTTCTGGGAGCAGCTGGTGGAGATCCCCGGCGTGAAGGCCATTAAAACGGCGCCGTTCAACCGGTATCAAACCCTCGACGTGGTGAGGGCGGTCTGTCATTCCTCCCGTTGCGATGATATTGCGCTGTATACCGGCAACGATGATAATATTGTGGCAGACCTGTTGACGGCCTATCGCTTTACAGTCAACGGCCGCGAGGTGACTAAACGTTTTGCGGGCGGACTGCTGGGCCACTGGTCGGTTTGGACCAGCCAGGTAGTACCGCTCTTCGATCGCATAAAAAAGTGTATCATTGAGGATTATTCGGGCGCAGGAAAACTGTTGACAGAAGGGATAGCAGTCACCGACATGAATGCGGCGCTGTTTGACCCATCCAACGCTTTCCACGGTTCCATCGCCGGTATCCACGAGGTATTGCGGCGACAGGGCCTGCTGGAAGGCATCTGGTGCCTGGATGAAAGGGAGACTTTATCCCCGGGACAGCTGGAAGAAATTGACCGTGTGGCGGCCGCTTATCCGCAGCTGACAGACGACGGTTTCGTGAAAGCTTTCCTTGAAAAGGAAAAAAATATCGTCAATGCTTAA
- a CDS encoding NAD-dependent epimerase/dehydratase family protein, protein MTGNIQETVAALLQPSDELVAAMAALEGDILLLGVGGKIGPSLAKLAKQAIDKSGVPRRVIGVSRLTEPGLKEQLEQDGIETIAADLLNEDDLAALPDVKNVLYLAGTKFGTTGKEAFTWAMNAYLPGRVAEKYRHSRIVVYSTGNVYPLTPVLDGGADESMAPAPVGEYGQSCLGRERVFQHFSNKYNTPVLVYRLNYANDLQYGVLLEIAKSVRDEKPIDLRMGHVNVIWQGDANEMALRAFAYCAAPAKLLNITGPETAPVRWIAKEFGKLLGKEPILVNEEQPTALLSNAAESFRLFGYPKVSLKEMIGLTAAWLQQGGRTISKATHFQEREGQF, encoded by the coding sequence ATGACAGGTAACATACAGGAAACAGTAGCAGCGTTACTGCAGCCATCAGACGAACTGGTAGCGGCCATGGCGGCCCTGGAAGGCGATATCCTCCTGCTGGGCGTTGGCGGCAAAATCGGTCCCAGCCTGGCGAAACTGGCCAAACAGGCCATCGACAAGTCCGGCGTGCCCCGCAGGGTCATCGGCGTGTCGCGTCTGACGGAACCGGGTTTAAAAGAACAGCTGGAACAGGACGGTATCGAAACCATTGCCGCCGATCTGTTGAATGAAGACGACCTCGCCGCACTGCCGGACGTAAAAAACGTGTTGTACCTCGCCGGTACCAAATTCGGCACCACCGGGAAAGAAGCCTTTACCTGGGCCATGAATGCCTACCTGCCCGGAAGAGTGGCGGAGAAATACCGTCACTCCCGTATCGTGGTGTATTCTACCGGTAACGTATACCCGCTGACACCGGTGCTGGACGGTGGTGCGGATGAATCCATGGCGCCCGCGCCGGTAGGGGAGTACGGCCAGTCGTGCCTCGGCAGGGAACGGGTGTTCCAGCATTTCTCCAACAAATACAATACGCCTGTGCTGGTGTACCGGCTCAACTATGCCAACGACCTGCAATACGGCGTCCTGCTGGAAATAGCCAAATCGGTACGCGACGAAAAACCGATCGATCTGCGCATGGGCCATGTGAACGTGATCTGGCAGGGCGATGCCAATGAAATGGCTTTACGCGCGTTCGCGTATTGCGCCGCGCCCGCGAAACTGCTGAACATCACCGGCCCGGAAACAGCGCCGGTACGCTGGATAGCCAAAGAGTTCGGTAAACTGCTCGGCAAAGAACCCATCCTGGTGAATGAAGAGCAACCTACCGCTTTGCTGAGCAACGCCGCAGAGAGCTTCCGGCTGTTCGGCTATCCGAAAGTATCGCTGAAAGAAATGATCGGCCTCACCGCGGCATGGCTGCAACAGGGCGGCCGCACCATCTCCAAGGCTACACACTTCCAGGAAAGGGAAGGCCAGTTTTAA
- a CDS encoding glucosamine-6-phosphate deaminase — MIQFFADKLQVQVHPTRVIMGAAAAEQAAAAIVRLLAVQPVVNIIFAAAPSQQEFLETLAVQPGIDWQRVNAFHMDEYAGLPADAPQGFGNFLRDRIFSKVPFREVFYLNGQAADPVAECRRYAALLEQYPTDIVNMGIGENAHIAFNDPHVADFNDPVLVKMVDLDEACRRQQVNDGCFATIAEVPRFALTLTVPALMRGRYLFCMVPGEKKATAVQHTLQGAVREACPSSVLRTHPAAVLYLDRDSAAHTDLSSFNIKPTI; from the coding sequence ATGATTCAATTTTTTGCAGATAAGTTACAAGTGCAGGTACACCCCACGCGCGTGATCATGGGTGCGGCCGCGGCTGAACAAGCCGCAGCGGCCATTGTCCGCTTGCTGGCAGTGCAGCCTGTGGTCAACATTATTTTTGCCGCAGCGCCTTCGCAGCAGGAGTTCCTGGAAACGCTGGCGGTACAACCGGGCATCGACTGGCAACGGGTAAATGCTTTCCATATGGACGAATATGCAGGCCTGCCGGCCGATGCCCCACAGGGTTTTGGTAATTTTCTGCGGGACCGTATTTTTTCGAAAGTCCCGTTCCGGGAAGTGTTTTATCTTAACGGACAAGCGGCAGACCCGGTGGCCGAATGCCGCCGCTACGCCGCCTTGCTGGAGCAATATCCGACAGACATAGTGAACATGGGCATCGGCGAAAACGCCCATATCGCCTTCAATGACCCGCATGTGGCTGATTTTAATGATCCGGTGCTGGTCAAGATGGTGGACCTGGATGAGGCCTGCCGCCGGCAACAGGTCAATGACGGCTGTTTTGCGACGATAGCCGAGGTACCGCGTTTTGCCCTCACGCTCACCGTTCCTGCGTTGATGCGTGGCCGTTATCTCTTCTGCATGGTGCCCGGTGAAAAGAAAGCTACGGCCGTGCAACACACCCTGCAAGGCGCTGTCCGGGAAGCATGCCCTTCTTCTGTTTTGCGGACACATCCCGCGGCCGTCCTCTATCTCGACAGGGACAGTGCCGCGCACACCGATCTATCATCTTTCAACATAAAACCAACCATATGA
- the nagA gene encoding N-acetylglucosamine-6-phosphate deacetylase, whose translation MEQKKYKIVNGHIITPYRVIRNGTLITEGGRILAVSERDVDMPDAVVIDAGGQYVSPGFVDLHVHGGGGHDFMDGTVEAFLAVASKHREFGTTSMVPTTLSSDKASLLRAIAVYEAADKQNATGARFAGLHLEGPYVAMNQRGAQDPKYIRNPDAAEYMEVLASSNVVTRWSAAPELPGALPFGRYLRSKGILAAAAHTDAIYEEMLEAYENGYTHITHMYSAMSGVTRRNAFRYAGAVEAAYLIDEMTVEIIADGVHLPAPLLKLVYKIKGPGKTALITDAMRAAGMGPGESILGGLDNGIPVIVEDGVAKLPDRSSFAGSVATADQLVRTMVNMAEVPLVEAVRMATATPAAIAGIASHTGSLVEGKDADIIFFDEQIRVSTVFLKGTQAAKEQ comes from the coding sequence ATGGAACAGAAAAAGTATAAGATTGTCAACGGGCATATTATCACGCCTTACCGGGTTATCCGTAATGGCACCCTGATCACGGAAGGCGGGCGTATCCTCGCTGTCAGTGAACGGGACGTGGACATGCCCGATGCTGTTGTGATAGATGCCGGAGGTCAATATGTGTCACCGGGTTTTGTGGACCTGCACGTGCATGGCGGCGGTGGCCATGATTTTATGGATGGCACCGTGGAGGCTTTTCTGGCAGTGGCCAGCAAACACCGTGAGTTTGGCACTACTTCCATGGTGCCGACCACGCTGAGCAGCGACAAGGCCAGTCTGTTGAGAGCAATAGCAGTATATGAAGCGGCGGACAAACAGAATGCCACAGGCGCGCGTTTCGCTGGGCTTCACCTGGAAGGGCCGTATGTGGCCATGAACCAGCGGGGCGCACAGGACCCGAAGTACATCCGTAACCCGGACGCAGCGGAGTATATGGAAGTACTGGCATCGTCCAATGTGGTGACACGCTGGAGCGCGGCGCCGGAACTGCCCGGGGCATTGCCTTTCGGCCGTTACCTGCGATCTAAGGGAATTCTTGCTGCCGCCGCACATACCGACGCGATTTACGAAGAAATGCTGGAAGCATACGAGAACGGCTATACGCATATTACGCATATGTATTCCGCCATGTCGGGCGTCACACGGCGCAATGCTTTCCGTTACGCCGGCGCTGTTGAAGCGGCCTACCTGATCGATGAAATGACCGTGGAGATTATTGCCGACGGCGTACATCTGCCGGCGCCTTTGTTGAAGCTGGTGTATAAAATCAAAGGGCCGGGCAAAACCGCCCTCATCACCGATGCTATGCGCGCCGCCGGCATGGGGCCTGGAGAAAGCATCCTCGGAGGGCTGGACAACGGTATTCCGGTGATTGTGGAAGATGGGGTAGCCAAACTGCCCGACCGCAGCTCTTTTGCCGGCAGCGTGGCCACGGCCGACCAACTGGTGCGCACCATGGTCAATATGGCGGAGGTGCCGCTGGTAGAGGCGGTACGCATGGCCACCGCCACACCTGCTGCTATCGCCGGCATCGCAAGCCATACCGGCTCGCTGGTAGAAGGAAAAGATGCTGACATCATTTTCTTCGACGAACAAATCAGGGTAAGCACGGTTTTCCTCAAAGGGACGCAGGCAGCGAAGGAGCAATGA
- a CDS encoding sugar MFS transporter, producing MKNTNRVDPGQLSRRDTFISILIIGMLFFIFGFVTWVNAILIPYFKIACELTNFQSYLVAFAFYISYFIMSVPSSYLLKAVGFKKGIMIGFWTMALGAAIFIPAAYTRTYEVFLLGLFTIGLGLAVLQTAANPYITILGPKESAAQRISIMGICNKGAGIIAPLIFAAVILKPTDSTLFAELQHMTGAVKEAALDELIRRVITPYSIVAVVLFLLGLLVRYSPLPDIDTEKEEGDVAVANAGKKNIFGFPHLILGAVAIFLHVGTQVVAIDTIIGYATSMHIPLMEAKTFPSYTLFVTICGYLLGIVTIPKLLSQVNALRICTLLGALFTIGIIYMRGEVRLLGHTTDVSIWFVVLLGFANSLVWAGIWPLALDGLGRFTKLGGSLMIMGLSGNAMLPPLYGYFADHYDVRHAYWVLFPCYLYLIFYAFYGHKIRHWTPVARSLKVHPEKELHGTEKV from the coding sequence ATGAAAAACACTAACCGGGTTGACCCGGGACAACTGAGCCGCAGAGATACGTTTATCTCCATCCTGATCATCGGGATGCTGTTTTTTATCTTCGGCTTTGTCACCTGGGTCAACGCTATTCTGATACCGTACTTTAAGATTGCCTGCGAGCTGACGAACTTCCAGTCTTATCTTGTAGCCTTCGCTTTTTACATTTCTTACTTTATTATGTCGGTGCCTTCGTCCTACCTGCTGAAAGCAGTGGGTTTTAAGAAAGGCATCATGATTGGGTTCTGGACGATGGCGCTGGGAGCGGCCATTTTTATCCCTGCGGCCTACACGCGCACGTATGAAGTATTTCTGCTGGGGCTGTTCACCATAGGACTGGGACTGGCAGTGCTGCAAACCGCCGCCAATCCATATATCACTATTTTAGGGCCAAAGGAAAGTGCTGCCCAACGTATCAGTATCATGGGCATCTGCAACAAGGGCGCTGGTATTATTGCTCCGTTGATTTTTGCGGCGGTGATCCTGAAACCGACCGACAGCACGCTGTTTGCGGAATTGCAGCATATGACCGGCGCCGTGAAGGAAGCCGCACTGGACGAATTGATCCGCCGCGTGATTACGCCCTACAGTATTGTGGCCGTCGTATTGTTTTTGTTAGGACTACTGGTGCGTTATTCCCCGCTGCCGGATATCGACACGGAGAAGGAGGAAGGTGACGTAGCGGTTGCCAATGCCGGTAAAAAGAATATCTTCGGTTTTCCGCACCTGATACTTGGCGCGGTGGCTATTTTTCTTCATGTGGGCACGCAGGTGGTAGCGATCGATACCATTATCGGATATGCGACTTCCATGCATATTCCGTTGATGGAAGCGAAGACGTTTCCGTCCTATACTTTGTTTGTGACCATCTGCGGCTATCTGCTGGGGATCGTTACTATTCCGAAGTTACTCAGCCAGGTGAATGCGTTGCGTATCTGTACCTTATTAGGCGCGTTGTTCACCATCGGTATTATTTATATGCGGGGCGAAGTGAGGCTGTTAGGCCATACCACTGACGTGTCTATCTGGTTTGTGGTGTTACTGGGATTTGCCAATTCGCTGGTATGGGCAGGTATCTGGCCGCTGGCGCTGGACGGGCTGGGACGGTTCACCAAACTGGGTGGTTCACTGATGATCATGGGACTGAGCGGTAACGCCATGCTGCCACCTTTATACGGTTATTTCGCTGACCACTATGATGTGCGTCATGCTTACTGGGTGTTATTCCCTTGTTACCTGTACCTGATATTTTACGCTTTCTACGGGCATAAGATCAGGCACTGGACGCCTGTTGCGCGTTCGTTGAAAGTACACCCTGAAAAAGAATTACATGGAACAGAAAAAGTATAA
- a CDS encoding Gfo/Idh/MocA family oxidoreductase, which produces MKASRRDFLKKTTKGTAAIMLGSMLPGISAASYARILGANDRVRVGMMGVNSRGLALANNYARQQNCEVVSVSDVDTRAAAKCIESVFKITQKKPKDVPDFRKALENKNMDALIVAAPDHWHAPAAILAAKAGKHVYLEKPCSHNPHEGELLVKVADKYKSVIQMGNQRRSWPNVEAAIREVHQGTIGRAYFAKGWYTNNRESIGRGKEIAVPEWLNYDLWQGPAPRRALKDNLIHYNWHWFWNWGTGEALNNGTHMIDLMRWGLGVNYPSRVTSAGGRYRYSDDWETPDTQVITLEFPNNTSMTWEGRSCNGRTVEGNSVGVIFYGEKGSLLIDGNAYTIFDLDNKVVKEVKNQAIIDPRNLMNPAESLDALHIQNFFEGIRNGTKLNADILSGYQSTLLCQLGNISLRSGNALHIDTSNGHILNDAKAQQYWKREYEKGWEPTL; this is translated from the coding sequence ATGAAGGCGTCCCGTAGAGACTTCCTGAAGAAAACAACCAAAGGCACCGCTGCGATCATGCTGGGCAGTATGTTGCCCGGTATCAGCGCCGCCAGTTACGCCCGTATCCTGGGAGCCAATGACAGGGTGAGGGTAGGCATGATGGGCGTGAACTCCCGCGGGCTGGCGCTGGCCAACAACTATGCCCGTCAGCAGAACTGTGAAGTGGTATCTGTATCGGACGTGGATACCCGCGCGGCGGCAAAGTGTATTGAAAGTGTATTTAAGATCACGCAGAAGAAACCAAAGGATGTTCCGGATTTCCGCAAAGCGCTGGAAAATAAAAACATGGACGCCCTCATCGTGGCGGCGCCGGACCACTGGCATGCACCGGCGGCTATCCTCGCGGCCAAGGCCGGTAAACATGTATACCTCGAAAAGCCCTGCAGCCACAATCCTCACGAAGGTGAACTGCTGGTAAAAGTAGCGGATAAATATAAAAGCGTTATCCAGATGGGCAACCAACGCCGCTCCTGGCCTAATGTGGAAGCGGCTATCCGCGAAGTGCACCAGGGCACTATCGGCCGCGCGTATTTCGCCAAAGGATGGTATACCAATAACCGTGAATCTATCGGCCGGGGAAAGGAAATAGCAGTGCCGGAATGGCTTAATTATGACCTGTGGCAGGGGCCTGCTCCCCGCCGCGCGCTGAAAGATAACCTGATACATTATAACTGGCACTGGTTCTGGAACTGGGGCACCGGAGAAGCACTGAACAACGGCACTCATATGATAGACCTGATGCGCTGGGGCCTTGGCGTAAATTATCCCAGCCGCGTTACTTCTGCGGGGGGCCGTTACCGTTACTCCGACGACTGGGAAACACCAGACACCCAGGTGATCACGCTGGAATTTCCCAACAATACCAGTATGACCTGGGAAGGCCGCAGCTGCAACGGCCGCACAGTGGAAGGCAACTCCGTCGGCGTTATCTTCTACGGTGAAAAAGGTTCACTGCTGATTGACGGTAACGCCTATACGATTTTTGACCTGGACAACAAAGTGGTGAAAGAAGTGAAGAACCAGGCGATCATTGACCCCCGTAATCTGATGAACCCTGCGGAAAGCCTCGATGCGCTGCATATCCAGAACTTCTTCGAAGGCATCCGTAACGGTACTAAACTCAATGCGGACATCCTGAGCGGATACCAAAGTACACTGTTATGCCAGCTGGGCAATATCTCGCTCCGTTCCGGCAACGCGTTGCATATCGATACCAGCAATGGGCATATCCTGAACGACGCTAAAGCCCAACAATACTGGAAACGTGAGTATGAGAAAGGGTGGGAGCCGACTTTGTAA
- a CDS encoding Gfo/Idh/MocA family protein encodes MKSSRRIFIRNTALAGIGAGLLGNLRPLYGRSPIQQTNGIRIGIIGLDTSHAIAFTKSFNNPVTVPGLENMRVVAAFPQTSPDIELNKKRLPGYIEQVKAMGVEIVDSMQALLDKSDVILVESNDGRPHLAQALPAIKAGKKVFIDKPLAASLADGIAIVKAAKKYNVPVFSSSALRFMDSVKQVKQGAIGKVTGADTFSPAALEKTHPDLFWYGIHGVETLFAVMGGGCKTVTRFNTPGSDVVVGQWADDRIGTFRGTRNSPDDFGGRVFGEKGNLLLGPFKGYEALLQEIASFFRTGVAPVKPEETLEILAFMEAAEESKRKGGKTIALPNISNI; translated from the coding sequence ATGAAAAGCAGTCGCCGCATTTTTATCCGTAATACCGCGCTGGCAGGCATAGGAGCAGGACTACTGGGAAACCTCCGGCCCCTCTATGGCAGGAGCCCGATACAACAAACGAACGGGATACGCATTGGCATCATCGGACTGGACACTTCCCATGCAATCGCGTTCACCAAAAGTTTCAATAATCCGGTGACGGTGCCCGGACTGGAAAATATGCGGGTAGTGGCGGCCTTTCCGCAAACGAGCCCTGATATCGAACTAAATAAAAAAAGACTGCCGGGTTATATAGAACAGGTGAAAGCCATGGGCGTGGAGATAGTTGACTCCATGCAGGCGCTGCTCGATAAGTCGGATGTGATACTGGTGGAATCCAACGATGGCCGGCCGCACCTGGCACAGGCCCTGCCGGCAATAAAGGCCGGCAAAAAGGTGTTTATCGACAAACCATTGGCCGCCTCGCTGGCAGACGGCATCGCCATCGTTAAAGCGGCGAAAAAATATAACGTGCCGGTGTTCTCCTCTTCCGCATTACGTTTCATGGACAGCGTGAAGCAGGTGAAACAGGGCGCTATCGGGAAAGTAACCGGTGCAGACACTTTTAGTCCGGCTGCATTGGAAAAAACACATCCCGACCTTTTCTGGTACGGCATCCACGGAGTGGAAACCCTCTTTGCGGTAATGGGCGGCGGTTGTAAAACGGTCACACGTTTTAACACGCCCGGCAGCGATGTGGTAGTAGGACAGTGGGCAGATGACCGCATCGGCACTTTCAGAGGCACCCGCAACAGTCCGGATGATTTCGGTGGCCGTGTATTCGGCGAAAAAGGAAACCTGCTGCTCGGCCCTTTTAAAGGCTATGAAGCGTTGCTGCAGGAGATTGCGTCTTTTTTCCGCACAGGCGTGGCGCCGGTGAAACCGGAAGAAACGCTGGAGATACTGGCCTTTATGGAAGCGGCGGAAGAAAGCAAACGCAAAGGCGGTAAAACCATCGCATTACCGAACATATCCAATATATAA
- a CDS encoding Nramp family divalent metal transporter, which yields MSSTGPTMEKAPVTEKGSATKSSQYKAWLQSLGPGLITAALVFGPSKVTIASIMGASYGFSLLWIVAVAIFFMIIFTTMAARVGIATNESLLSTISRKWGRPARIAIGVGVFLVTASFQAGNSIGAGITLAEATHTNKTIWIIACNVAGISILFFRAFYKMLEKIMIALIIMMLFAFIVTMVLSHPPVAGIASGFAPSVPAGSQKLIIAFMASCFSIVGAIYQSYLVQERKRLRPDVAQTGKETLPGMLILGFMSATVMICAATVLHPAGIKITTATDMAIALEPVFGNAAAALFLIGLFGASFSSLLGNAALGGTLLGDALGYGGQLSSRMVRTFIAVIMLIGAGVAITFGKLPLELIVLAQAVTIFIVPFIGIALYLVANDAAVMGKMKNNTFTNIAGAIGLIVMLLLAVSNAITLFFS from the coding sequence ATGTCATCTACCGGACCAACAATGGAAAAAGCGCCTGTTACCGAAAAAGGCAGCGCAACAAAAAGCAGTCAATACAAGGCATGGCTACAGTCACTCGGCCCGGGGTTGATCACGGCCGCACTGGTATTCGGTCCCAGCAAGGTGACCATCGCCTCTATCATGGGCGCCAGCTATGGTTTTTCCCTGCTATGGATCGTGGCAGTGGCCATTTTCTTCATGATCATTTTCACTACCATGGCAGCCCGCGTAGGCATAGCCACCAACGAATCCCTGCTCAGCACCATCAGTCGTAAGTGGGGGCGTCCCGCCCGTATTGCTATCGGGGTAGGCGTGTTCCTTGTGACGGCCTCCTTTCAGGCAGGCAACTCCATCGGGGCCGGTATTACACTGGCAGAAGCCACCCATACCAATAAAACCATCTGGATCATCGCCTGTAATGTGGCCGGTATCAGTATCCTGTTTTTCCGTGCTTTTTATAAGATGCTGGAGAAAATCATGATTGCGCTCATCATCATGATGCTCTTTGCGTTTATTGTGACCATGGTACTTTCCCATCCGCCTGTGGCGGGCATCGCTTCCGGCTTTGCCCCCTCCGTGCCTGCCGGCTCCCAGAAACTGATCATCGCGTTTATGGCTTCCTGCTTTTCGATAGTGGGCGCCATCTACCAATCGTATCTTGTGCAGGAGCGTAAGCGCCTACGGCCGGATGTAGCGCAGACGGGCAAAGAAACGCTGCCCGGTATGCTGATACTCGGCTTCATGAGTGCCACCGTGATGATCTGTGCCGCCACGGTGTTACATCCTGCCGGCATTAAAATCACTACCGCCACCGATATGGCCATTGCACTGGAACCAGTGTTCGGCAACGCCGCCGCCGCGCTTTTCCTCATTGGCCTGTTCGGCGCCTCCTTCTCCTCCCTGCTTGGCAACGCGGCGTTGGGCGGCACATTGCTCGGAGATGCACTGGGATATGGCGGTCAGCTCAGCTCCCGCATGGTACGTACATTCATTGCCGTGATCATGCTCATCGGTGCAGGCGTGGCCATCACTTTTGGTAAACTGCCGCTGGAACTAATTGTGCTGGCGCAGGCAGTCACCATCTTCATTGTGCCTTTTATCGGTATCGCCCTGTACCTGGTGGCGAATGATGCGGCCGTTATGGGCAAGATGAAAAACAATACATTTACCAATATCGCCGGCGCCATAGGGCTGATCGTTATGTTACTGCTGGCTGTCAGCAACGCCATCACGCTGTTCTTTTCTTAA
- a CDS encoding PQQ-dependent sugar dehydrogenase, with protein sequence MKRTGILFLIIVILAAGTYWLLRPASTIDFDQPVEATLQLDKTTLGISTIASDLNVPWEIAWGPDNQIWFTEQSGTISKVDPHTGVKKLLLTIPDVYRQRTLGLLGMAIHPDKNKPYVFVDYTHLNKDSSIVSRLVRYTYTADTLKDPLLLLELPGNTGHNGSRVAISPDGKVLLSTGDAARDQNAPDTASLNGKVLRLNTDGTVPADNPYPGNYMWSRGHRNIQGLVFTDKGQLFASEHGDATDDELNRIEKGGYYGWSRIEGYADRPDEKAHADSFPFIAPLKAWTPTIAPAGIDYYHYDKIPEWKNCLLLGTLKAASLHVLHLNGAQDAVTAEEILFAGKYGRLRDLCVSPEGDVYIATSNRDWNPGKGFPLPHDDRILRIAALKPGQSVPATAIRETAQQTPAPVATTSGATLYKNYCEACHKPDGKGVPASFPPLAGNPLVTGSAPPLVQTILRGRTGDTKNKNSAYGEQMPAFNFLKDEEIAAITTYIRNSWGNHADSIGVTAITKERQP encoded by the coding sequence ATGAAACGTACCGGTATTCTCTTTTTGATTATCGTGATATTGGCCGCCGGCACTTACTGGCTGCTGCGGCCTGCATCCACCATTGACTTTGACCAGCCTGTTGAAGCTACTTTGCAACTGGACAAAACCACCCTGGGCATCAGCACCATCGCCTCAGATCTTAACGTGCCCTGGGAAATAGCCTGGGGGCCGGACAACCAGATCTGGTTCACCGAACAAAGCGGCACCATCAGCAAGGTAGATCCTCATACCGGTGTCAAAAAACTACTGCTGACAATCCCGGATGTGTACCGCCAACGCACGCTCGGCCTGCTGGGCATGGCCATTCATCCCGATAAGAATAAACCATATGTGTTTGTGGATTACACCCATCTCAACAAAGACTCATCTATCGTGTCCCGGCTGGTACGGTACACCTATACGGCCGATACGCTGAAAGATCCCTTATTGCTGCTCGAACTTCCCGGCAACACCGGTCATAACGGCTCCAGGGTGGCCATTTCCCCTGACGGCAAAGTGCTGCTCTCCACCGGCGACGCCGCCCGCGACCAGAATGCGCCGGACACCGCATCGCTCAACGGTAAAGTGTTGCGCCTGAACACAGACGGTACCGTGCCTGCCGATAATCCCTACCCCGGCAACTATATGTGGTCCAGAGGCCACCGTAATATACAGGGACTGGTGTTCACCGATAAAGGCCAACTCTTCGCTTCCGAACATGGCGATGCCACCGACGATGAACTGAACCGAATTGAGAAAGGCGGTTACTATGGCTGGTCGCGCATCGAAGGATATGCGGACCGGCCGGACGAAAAAGCCCATGCAGATTCCTTCCCGTTCATAGCGCCGCTCAAAGCATGGACTCCTACCATTGCGCCCGCGGGCATCGACTACTATCATTACGATAAAATTCCTGAGTGGAAAAACTGTCTGCTGCTGGGTACCCTCAAAGCGGCCAGTCTGCATGTGCTACACCTGAACGGCGCACAGGACGCCGTTACAGCCGAAGAAATACTGTTCGCCGGAAAATACGGGCGCCTGCGTGATCTCTGCGTTTCCCCGGAAGGTGATGTATATATCGCCACCAGCAACCGCGACTGGAACCCGGGCAAGGGCTTTCCGTTACCACATGACGATCGCATCCTGCGCATCGCGGCGCTGAAGCCGGGCCAGTCGGTACCGGCCACGGCTATACGGGAAACGGCTCAACAGACGCCGGCACCGGTTGCCACTACCAGCGGCGCCACCCTGTATAAAAACTACTGCGAAGCCTGCCACAAGCCGGATGGTAAAGGAGTGCCCGCCTCCTTCCCTCCCCTCGCCGGTAACCCGCTTGTCACCGGCAGCGCCCCGCCACTGGTACAGACCATCCTGCGCGGCCGCACCGGCGACACCAAAAACAAGAACAGCGCCTATGGCGAACAGATGCCGGCCTTCAATTTCCTGAAAGACGAAGAGATCGCCGCCATCACTACGTATATCCGTAACAGCTGGGGCAACCATGCCGACAGCATCGGCGTTACCGCCATCACCAAAGAAAGACAACCCTGA